A single region of the Vicia villosa cultivar HV-30 ecotype Madison, WI unplaced genomic scaffold, Vvil1.0 ctg.005559F_1_1, whole genome shotgun sequence genome encodes:
- the LOC131642665 gene encoding uncharacterized protein LOC131642665 has product MFCNHEFSGYNSIELYVLLQQPNESQIVDPIEVEQAEVDVIDEDEEDPELAFDDMVNDDSEDDVEGIIPPISTYTHPSHMSNVDMAGDEPSSDIFHNVCMQLDATLKEKDSFRSKDECMRAIKKFHMLNSMDFKVDRTNAERLRSDSWVIGKISQPHTCINSSRSQDHRKLSYDLICQEILPLINNDPSLKVRTKISHITKVYNYTPSYRKTWLAKPKVIEQVYGNWEESYKELPRYLNALCTYAPGTVYEMETLPAYAPNGTLVSGNGILRRLFWAFQPCIRGFAFCKPNIQIDGTWLYGKYKGTLLMVVAQDENNNVFPIAFALVEGETGGGWSFFLKNLRTHMAPQAGLCLISDRHSYIVSAYNNPANGWHDPPSTHVFCIRHIVQNFTREIKDRALRKLVMNAGYALTQPSFKHYRREIRLSNPDAGTWIHNIPVEKWTRSYDNGHRWGHMTTNLVESMNGVFKGIRHLHVTALVKSTYFRMASLFAQRGERWDTVLRAGQLWSECCTRFIEAEGAKANTHMVTRFDRYNQNFMVRETIDHGEGLPRQEYRVLLDERWCDCGKFQAFCMPCSHVIAACAHSHLDSLALLSPIYKSETLLHVYNNGFAVVAKEDYWPT; this is encoded by the exons ATGTTTTGTAATCATGAATTTTCTGGGTACAACTCGATTGAGTTGTATGTCTTGCTCCAACAACCAAACGAGAGCCAGATCGTTGATCCCATCGAAGTAGAACAAGCTGAGGTCGATGTAATTGATGAAGACGAAGAAGATCCAGAGTTAGCATTTGATGACATGGTGAACGACGATTCTGAAGACGATGTTGAAGGTATAATACCTCCAATTTCAACATACACACACCCGTCTCACATGTCGAATGTTGACATGGCCGGTGATGAACCCTCATCAGACATATTCCACAACGTCTGCATGCAGTTAGATGCAACTTTAAAAGAGAAAGACAGTTTTCGTTCGAAGGATGAGTGCATGCGAGCAATAAAAAAGTTCCACATGTTAAACTCCATGGATTTTAAAGTGGACCGAACAAATGCAGAACG GTTGAGAAGTGATTCATGGGTGATAGGCAAAATTTCTCAACCTCACACTTGCATCAACTCTTCTCGCTCACAAGATCATCGTAAGTTAAGTTACGATCTGATATGTCAAGAAATCTTACCTCTCATCAACAATGATCCATCGTTGAAGGTGAGAACAAAAATTTCTCACATCACTAAAGTATACAACTATACGCCCTCGTACAGGAAAACATGGTTAGCAAAACCCAAGGTGATTGAACAAGTATACGGTAATTGGGAGGAATCATACAAAGAGTTACCCCGCTACTTAAATGCACTCTGCACTTATGCGCCTGGTACTGTTTATGAGATGGAAACATTGCCCGCGTATGCCCCAAATGGTACTCTTGTCAGCGGAAATGGAATACTTCGTCGTCTATTCTGGGCCTTTCAACCTTGCATCAGAGGGTTTGCATTTTGCAAACCTAATATTCAAATAGATGGAACGTGGTTGTATGGAAAATACAAAGGCACCCTACTGATGGTAGTCGCACAAGACGAAAACAACAACGTCTTCCCAATTGCATTCGCTCTAGTCGAGGGAGAGACCGGTGgaggttggagtttctttctcaaaAATCTCAGAACACACATGGCTCCGCAAGCTGGTCTCTGTTTGATCTCTGATAGACATTCTTATATTGTTAGTGCATACAATAACCCGGCTAATGGTTGGCATGACCCCCCTTCTACGCATGTCTTCTGCATTAGACATATTGTACAAAATTTCACGCGAGAAATTAAAGACAGGGCTCTTCGAAAATTGGTTATGAACGCAGGGTATGCATTAACTCAACCATCTTTCAAACATTATCGTAGAGAGATCAGATtgtcaaatccagatgcaggtacTTGGATTCATAATATTCCAGTGGAGAAGTGGACAAGGTCATACGACAATGGACATCGATGGGGACACATGACAACAAATCTTGTTGAATCAATGAACGGTGTCTTCAAAGGCATACGACACCTCCATGTAACCGCTTTGGTAAAATCAACATATTTTAGGATGGCTTCATTGTTTGCACAAAGAGGTGAAAGGTGGGACACTGTGTTACGAGCTGGACAATTGTGGAGTGAATGTTGCACAAGATTTATCGAGGCAGAAGGTGCGAAGGCCAACACACATATGGTTACAAGGTTTGACCGATATAACCAGAATTTCATGGTCAGAGAGACAATCGACCACGGTGAAGGGCTGCCAAGACAAGAGTATAGGGTTCTACTAGACGAACGTTGGTGCGATTGCGGCAAGTTTCAGGCATTTtgtatgccttgctcccatgtcattgcAGCATGTGCCCATTCTCACTTAGATTCATTAGCACTCCTGTCTCCCATTTACAAGTCTGAGACCTTGCTCCACGTATACAACAATGGCTTTGCAGTGGTAGCAAAAGAGGATTATTGGCCTACGTAG